One Arthrobacter sp. StoSoilB19 DNA window includes the following coding sequences:
- a CDS encoding Ku protein has protein sequence MRAIWKGAIAFGLVNVPVKVYSATEDHDISLHQVHNADGGRIRYQRRCEVCGEVVDYSDIEKAFEEDGRTVVLSKDELKSIPAENSHEIEVVQFVPSEQLEPMMFEKSYYLEPDSKSPKAYVLLRRALEDTDRVAIVQFALREKTRLGALRIKDDVLVLQSLLWPDEVREANFPALDADIRISAQERDMSAALVESMAADFDPTSFTDEYQVQLRQLIEAKLEQGESLDTEETFGVEAGEGGKGEVIDLMEALKRSLDRKRGGGEAAATGTSDDEADTGEEEAEPAKPARKASAKSPAPKTAAAKSSAAKSTASKSTAAKSGAAKSTASKSTASKSAAKSTDTKSTGTKTAEKPAAKATRARKPA, from the coding sequence ATGAGAGCCATCTGGAAAGGTGCCATCGCGTTCGGGCTGGTCAACGTGCCCGTCAAGGTCTACAGCGCCACTGAGGATCATGACATCAGTCTGCACCAGGTTCACAATGCCGACGGCGGCAGGATCCGTTACCAGCGCCGGTGCGAAGTGTGCGGCGAGGTGGTGGACTACTCGGACATCGAGAAGGCGTTCGAGGAGGACGGCCGCACGGTGGTCCTGTCCAAGGATGAGCTCAAGTCCATTCCCGCGGAGAACAGCCACGAGATCGAGGTGGTGCAGTTCGTTCCGTCTGAGCAGCTCGAACCCATGATGTTCGAGAAGAGCTACTACCTGGAGCCGGACTCCAAGTCGCCCAAGGCCTACGTGCTGCTCCGCCGGGCCCTGGAGGACACGGACCGGGTGGCCATCGTCCAGTTCGCGCTGCGGGAGAAAACCCGGCTGGGGGCCCTGCGGATCAAGGACGACGTGCTGGTGCTGCAGTCCCTTCTCTGGCCCGACGAGGTACGGGAGGCGAACTTTCCCGCCTTGGACGCCGACATCAGGATCTCCGCCCAGGAACGGGACATGTCCGCGGCGCTGGTGGAGTCCATGGCTGCCGATTTCGACCCCACGTCCTTCACCGACGAGTACCAGGTGCAGCTCCGCCAGCTCATCGAGGCCAAGCTCGAACAGGGTGAATCGCTGGACACGGAGGAGACCTTCGGCGTCGAAGCCGGTGAGGGCGGCAAGGGCGAGGTCATCGACCTGATGGAGGCCCTCAAGCGGAGCCTGGACAGGAAGCGTGGCGGCGGCGAGGCCGCTGCCACGGGGACTTCCGACGACGAAGCAGATACCGGGGAGGAGGAGGCCGAGCCCGCCAAACCGGCGCGGAAAGCGTCCGCGAAGTCCCCGGCTCCGAAAACCGCTGCCGCCAAGTCGAGCGCAGCCAAATCGACGGCTTCCAAGTCAACGGCCGCCAAATCGGGTGCAGCCAAATCAACCGCCTCCAAATCAACAGCGTCTAAATCAGCGGCCAAGTCCACGGACACCAAGTCCACTGGAACCAAGACCGCAGAAAAGCCTGCGGCCAAGGCCACCAGGGCGCGCAAGCCTGCCTGA
- a CDS encoding class I SAM-dependent methyltransferase: MDNQTDVMDADRELKKKHRAMWASGDYPALADEMLLELGAVLVEASGIRPRQRVLDVAAGTGNAAIPAAMMGAKVVASDLTPELFEAGRREAANRGVSLEWQEGDAEALPFGDAEFDAVMSCIGVMFAPHHQAAADELLRVCKPGGSIGLLCWTPEGFIGQMFTAMKPFAPPPPPGAQPAPLWGSEEHVRELLGDRVTEIHTRKQNLAVKSFHQPADFVRYFKSHYGPMISVYKSLGEDQDKVKALDQALTELADSFGDAHGDVPFQMEWEYLLFTARKA; the protein is encoded by the coding sequence ATGGACAACCAGACCGACGTGATGGACGCTGACCGGGAGCTGAAGAAGAAGCACCGGGCCATGTGGGCGTCAGGTGACTACCCGGCCCTCGCCGATGAGATGCTCCTGGAACTGGGCGCCGTCCTCGTCGAAGCCTCCGGTATCAGGCCGCGCCAGCGGGTCCTCGACGTGGCGGCAGGAACCGGCAATGCAGCCATTCCCGCAGCCATGATGGGTGCCAAAGTGGTGGCCAGCGACCTCACCCCCGAGCTTTTCGAGGCAGGGCGCCGGGAAGCCGCAAACCGCGGCGTCAGCCTGGAGTGGCAGGAAGGCGACGCCGAAGCCCTGCCCTTCGGCGATGCAGAGTTCGACGCTGTGATGTCCTGCATCGGCGTCATGTTCGCGCCGCACCACCAGGCGGCGGCCGACGAGTTGCTCCGGGTGTGCAAGCCGGGAGGGTCCATAGGGCTGCTGTGCTGGACGCCGGAAGGGTTCATCGGGCAGATGTTTACCGCGATGAAGCCGTTCGCTCCACCGCCCCCGCCGGGTGCGCAGCCGGCGCCGCTGTGGGGGAGCGAGGAGCATGTCCGCGAACTGTTGGGCGACAGGGTTACCGAAATCCATACCCGCAAGCAGAACCTGGCGGTCAAGAGCTTCCACCAGCCCGCGGACTTCGTCAGGTACTTCAAGTCCCATTATGGCCCCATGATCTCCGTGTACAAATCACTGGGCGAGGACCAGGACAAGGTCAAGGCACTGGACCAGGCCCTCACGGAGCTGGCGGACTCGTTCGGCGACGCCCACGGTGATGTGCCCTTCCAGATGGAATGGGAGTACCTGCTCTTCACGGCCAGGAAAGCCTGA
- a CDS encoding SRPBCC domain-containing protein: MAENHVATSATTINASPGRVWEVITDPAAVKEFMFGTTLETDWNVGSPITWQGEWEGKAYQDKGEILAVEPGRKLVHTHFSPLSGQEDEPDNYHTLEWTLEDQGGATRLTLAQDRNPTEEAAAHSKAMWDKLLADVKALAERR, translated from the coding sequence ATGGCGGAGAACCATGTGGCAACGTCCGCCACCACCATCAACGCAAGTCCTGGGCGGGTGTGGGAGGTGATCACGGACCCGGCTGCCGTAAAGGAGTTCATGTTCGGGACCACGCTGGAGACCGACTGGAACGTTGGAAGCCCCATCACCTGGCAGGGCGAGTGGGAAGGAAAGGCGTACCAGGACAAAGGCGAAATCCTGGCGGTTGAACCGGGACGGAAACTGGTCCACACCCATTTCAGCCCGTTGTCCGGCCAGGAGGACGAGCCGGACAACTACCACACACTCGAATGGACGCTCGAGGACCAGGGCGGCGCCACCCGGCTGACACTGGCCCAGGACAGGAACCCCACCGAGGAAGCCGCCGCGCACTCGAAAGCCATGTGGGACAAGCTCCTGGCCGACGTCAAGGCGCTCGCTGAACGCCGCTGA
- a CDS encoding HPr family phosphocarrier protein, producing MPERTATVASRVGLHARPAAIFAEAAGEYDLDITIAREGEPVDEAMDAASILSLMSLGASHGDVVVLRAEGAGADDALDHLVQILETDHDA from the coding sequence ATGCCAGAACGCACCGCAACCGTCGCCAGCCGCGTGGGCCTGCACGCCCGCCCCGCCGCCATCTTTGCAGAGGCAGCCGGCGAGTACGACCTGGACATCACCATCGCCCGTGAAGGCGAGCCGGTCGACGAGGCGATGGACGCCGCCAGCATCCTGTCCCTTATGAGCCTGGGCGCGTCGCACGGCGACGTGGTGGTGCTCCGCGCCGAAGGTGCCGGTGCGGACGATGCGCTGGACCACCTGGTGCAGATCCTGGAAACGGACCACGACGCCTAG
- a CDS encoding fructose-specific PTS transporter subunit EIIC, with protein sequence MTQLITTELVELDQNLGNAPETVIRHLASKVAAAGRASEVEGLFADAFAREQKTATGIPGGIAIPHCRSAAVTVPTLAMARLNPKVDFGAKDGPADLVFFIAAPDGADQEHLKLLSKLARSLIKKDFTAALRNASSETEIVELVEGALADKPAAHAAPAPADAVPVGAGVGSTGSPAAAGAPAGASAGSAGKGPKRLVAVTACPTGIAHTYMAADSLVAAAREAGVDLQVETQGSSGAKALDPAVIAAADAVIFAVDVDVRGKERFAGKPVINAPVKRGIDEPDKMVQEALAAADNPNARRVPHFGAEEQAEHEAEEKGEHIGQKLKKALLTGVSYMIPFVAGGGLLIALGFLMGGYLITKYADNIVVQNSLFNLPTEFPDNAWGPLGAYLGAVLFKIGALSLGFLVPALAGYIAYAIADRPGIAPGFVAGAVAGFMGAGFLGGIVGGLLAGYIAHVVGRLQVARWLRGLMPVVIIPLLASLVASGLMFVILGGPIVAITKGLNAWLSGLTGAGAIALGVILGLMMCFDLGGPVNKVAYSFAVAGLGAATMDNQAPWQIMAAVMASGMVPPLAMALASTVLNKKLFSLAEQENGKAAWLLGASFISEGAIPFAAADPLRVIPASMLGGAVTGAISMAAGVGSKAPHGGLFVFFAIDNFLMFVVSIAVGTVITALSVIALKRWAVKKTVDTVEPVPVTV encoded by the coding sequence GTGACCCAGCTCATCACCACGGAACTGGTCGAGCTCGACCAGAACCTGGGCAATGCCCCCGAAACGGTGATCCGGCATCTGGCAAGCAAGGTAGCTGCCGCCGGACGCGCCTCAGAAGTCGAAGGCCTGTTCGCAGACGCCTTCGCCCGCGAGCAGAAGACGGCCACCGGAATCCCCGGCGGCATCGCCATCCCGCACTGCCGCTCTGCAGCGGTCACCGTGCCCACCCTGGCCATGGCCCGGCTCAACCCGAAGGTGGACTTCGGCGCCAAGGACGGACCGGCAGACCTGGTGTTCTTCATTGCCGCTCCGGACGGCGCGGACCAGGAGCACCTGAAGCTGCTGTCCAAGCTGGCACGGTCCCTGATCAAGAAGGACTTCACCGCAGCCCTCCGCAACGCTTCATCGGAAACGGAGATTGTGGAACTGGTCGAAGGCGCACTGGCTGACAAGCCGGCCGCACACGCCGCACCCGCCCCCGCTGACGCAGTCCCGGTTGGCGCCGGCGTCGGTTCAACCGGTTCCCCGGCTGCTGCCGGTGCGCCCGCAGGGGCATCGGCAGGTTCCGCCGGCAAGGGCCCGAAGCGCCTCGTCGCCGTCACCGCATGCCCCACCGGCATCGCACACACCTACATGGCGGCCGATTCCCTCGTGGCAGCCGCCAGGGAAGCAGGCGTGGACCTGCAGGTGGAAACCCAGGGTTCCTCCGGCGCCAAGGCGCTGGACCCCGCCGTCATCGCCGCGGCGGACGCCGTGATCTTCGCCGTGGACGTTGACGTGCGCGGCAAGGAGCGCTTCGCCGGCAAGCCCGTCATCAACGCCCCCGTGAAGCGCGGCATCGACGAGCCGGACAAGATGGTCCAGGAAGCGCTCGCCGCAGCCGACAACCCCAATGCCCGGCGCGTCCCGCACTTCGGGGCTGAGGAGCAGGCCGAGCACGAGGCTGAGGAAAAGGGCGAGCACATCGGGCAGAAGCTCAAGAAGGCCCTGCTCACCGGTGTCAGCTACATGATTCCGTTCGTGGCAGGTGGTGGCCTCCTGATCGCCCTCGGCTTCCTCATGGGCGGCTACCTGATCACCAAGTACGCAGACAACATAGTGGTCCAGAACAGCCTCTTCAACCTGCCCACCGAGTTCCCTGACAACGCCTGGGGCCCGCTGGGCGCCTACCTGGGCGCGGTGCTGTTCAAGATCGGTGCGCTTTCACTGGGCTTCCTGGTCCCGGCGCTGGCCGGCTACATCGCCTACGCGATCGCTGACCGTCCGGGTATCGCCCCCGGCTTCGTTGCCGGTGCAGTGGCCGGATTCATGGGAGCCGGCTTCCTCGGCGGTATCGTCGGCGGCCTGCTCGCCGGTTACATCGCCCACGTGGTGGGCCGCCTGCAGGTGGCCCGGTGGCTGCGCGGCCTGATGCCGGTGGTCATCATCCCGCTGCTGGCATCCCTGGTGGCTTCCGGCCTGATGTTCGTCATCCTTGGCGGACCGATCGTGGCCATCACCAAGGGCCTGAACGCGTGGCTGTCGGGCCTGACCGGCGCCGGCGCCATCGCCCTGGGCGTAATCCTGGGCCTGATGATGTGCTTCGACCTCGGCGGACCGGTCAACAAGGTTGCCTACTCCTTCGCCGTCGCCGGCCTGGGTGCAGCAACCATGGACAACCAGGCACCGTGGCAGATCATGGCAGCCGTCATGGCGTCCGGCATGGTTCCCCCGCTGGCCATGGCACTGGCCTCCACCGTCCTGAACAAGAAGCTCTTCAGCCTGGCTGAGCAGGAAAACGGCAAGGCCGCCTGGCTGCTGGGGGCCTCCTTCATCTCCGAAGGTGCAATCCCCTTCGCCGCAGCCGACCCGCTGCGCGTCATCCCCGCCAGCATGCTGGGCGGGGCCGTGACCGGAGCCATCTCGATGGCGGCGGGCGTCGGGTCCAAAGCACCCCACGGCGGACTCTTCGTGTTCTTCGCCATCGACAACTTCCTGATGTTCGTCGTCTCAATCGCCGTCGGCACGGTGATCACCGCGCTGTCGGTCATCGCCCTGAAGCGCTGGGCAGTCAAGAAGACCGTTGATACGGTTGAACCGGTTCCCGTAACCGTCTGA
- a CDS encoding PfkB family carbohydrate kinase: protein MIITFTANPSLDRTVALPGPLERGEVQRAVSVRQESGGKGVNVSRALVASGLESLAVLPGADSDPVLAGLRESAVPFVSLPIDEPLRTNVALTEPGGVTTKINEPGPVLAADQQEALVKLLLESSRGASWVVLAGSLPPGFPDNFYATVARRIREAGNGTAPLIAVDSSGAPLAAALTGNGASDAGTSGGPGTGGGTTTGSGKPDLLKPNAEELAELAAAAGFAPASGDELEADPAAAAAAAAAVVRSGVGAVLATLGSKGAVLVTADGAWLATHPPVAAVSTVGAGDSALAGYLLAHGRGAAPADCLRQAVAHGAAAASLPGSTVPAVNQTTPDAVTITALRKD from the coding sequence ATGATCATCACCTTCACGGCCAACCCCAGCCTTGACCGGACCGTCGCCCTCCCGGGCCCGCTGGAAAGGGGTGAGGTGCAGCGCGCCGTCTCCGTCCGCCAGGAGTCCGGCGGCAAGGGCGTCAACGTCTCCCGTGCACTGGTGGCTTCCGGCCTGGAGTCGCTTGCCGTCCTCCCCGGGGCGGACAGCGATCCCGTCCTCGCCGGCCTGCGTGAAAGCGCAGTTCCCTTCGTCTCGCTCCCCATCGATGAGCCGCTGCGCACCAACGTGGCGCTCACCGAGCCCGGCGGCGTGACCACCAAGATCAACGAACCCGGCCCCGTCCTGGCCGCCGACCAGCAGGAAGCCCTCGTCAAGCTGCTGCTGGAAAGCTCCCGCGGTGCCAGCTGGGTGGTCCTGGCCGGCTCGCTGCCGCCTGGATTCCCGGACAACTTCTACGCCACGGTGGCCCGGCGGATCCGGGAGGCGGGCAACGGCACTGCGCCGCTGATCGCCGTCGACTCCTCCGGGGCGCCCCTGGCCGCCGCGTTGACTGGCAACGGCGCCTCTGACGCCGGAACCAGCGGCGGACCAGGCACCGGCGGCGGAACAACCACAGGTTCCGGGAAACCGGACCTCCTCAAGCCCAATGCCGAGGAACTGGCGGAGCTGGCCGCAGCCGCCGGCTTCGCCCCGGCCTCCGGTGACGAACTGGAAGCGGACCCGGCTGCTGCCGCGGCCGCCGCAGCCGCCGTCGTACGTTCCGGTGTGGGTGCTGTGCTGGCAACTCTCGGTTCCAAGGGAGCTGTCCTTGTTACGGCCGACGGCGCGTGGCTGGCCACGCACCCGCCGGTCGCCGCGGTCAGCACGGTTGGCGCGGGCGATTCCGCTCTTGCCGGCTACCTGCTTGCCCACGGCCGGGGCGCCGCCCCGGCCGACTGCCTTCGCCAGGCGGTGGCCCATGGTGCCGCCGCTGCCTCCCTGCCGGGTTCCACTGTTCCGGCAGTAAACCAAACCACCCCGGATGCCGTAACCATCACGGCCCTTCGAAAGGATTGA
- a CDS encoding DeoR/GlpR family DNA-binding transcription regulator: MFAEERQQKIAELVAGSGRVSVTLLAERFSITTETVRRDLAALENAGTVRRVHGGAVAADRFSTTEESVTDRAIQRPDQKIRIAEAALALIPRNSSASVLMDGGTTTEVLADMLARRTAVEPSDGNGPHHELVVITHAVPIASKLSNVPGVALQILGGRVRGITQVAVGQATVNAAARIRPDLAFIGTNGIHATFGVSTPDPEEAAVKAAFVQSARRIVVLADSSKLDTETLVQFASLKDLDTLITDSEPGPELAAALEDAGVDVVVA, from the coding sequence GTGTTCGCCGAGGAGCGCCAGCAAAAGATTGCCGAGCTTGTCGCCGGCAGTGGCCGGGTCAGTGTGACCCTGCTGGCTGAGCGCTTCAGTATCACCACCGAAACAGTCCGCCGGGACCTTGCAGCCCTGGAAAATGCCGGCACTGTCCGCCGTGTCCACGGCGGCGCGGTAGCGGCAGACCGCTTCAGCACCACCGAGGAAAGCGTTACTGACCGGGCCATCCAGCGGCCGGACCAAAAAATCCGGATTGCCGAAGCCGCCCTGGCCCTGATCCCCCGGAACTCGTCCGCCAGCGTCCTCATGGACGGCGGCACCACCACCGAGGTGCTGGCAGACATGCTGGCGCGGCGCACCGCCGTCGAACCTTCCGACGGGAACGGACCCCACCACGAACTGGTGGTCATCACCCACGCCGTCCCCATCGCCAGCAAGCTCTCCAACGTTCCCGGCGTTGCCCTGCAGATCCTGGGCGGCCGGGTCCGCGGAATCACCCAGGTGGCCGTGGGGCAGGCAACCGTGAACGCCGCCGCCCGCATCCGCCCCGACCTAGCGTTCATCGGCACCAATGGCATCCACGCCACTTTTGGTGTCAGCACTCCCGATCCTGAAGAAGCAGCCGTCAAGGCAGCCTTCGTCCAGTCGGCACGCCGCATTGTGGTGCTGGCCGACTCCTCCAAGCTGGACACGGAAACCCTGGTCCAGTTCGCCTCCCTGAAAGATCTGGACACCTTGATCACAGACAGTGAACCCGGACCTGAGCTCGCAGCCGCCCTGGAAGATGCCGGCGTAGACGTGGTGGTCGCATGA
- a CDS encoding DUF6458 family protein has protein sequence MRIGSSIFLIALGAILAWAVAPGLIPFVDQQLVGYILMAVGVIGLIASLILASPGRSRRVSESRSVIDPNTGERITRHESRDGGV, from the coding sequence ATGAGAATCGGCTCGTCAATCTTCCTCATCGCCCTCGGCGCCATCCTTGCCTGGGCCGTTGCTCCAGGGCTGATTCCATTCGTGGACCAGCAGCTGGTGGGCTACATCCTGATGGCCGTGGGCGTGATCGGACTGATCGCTTCGCTCATCCTCGCTTCCCCCGGCCGCAGCCGCCGCGTGAGCGAGTCCCGCTCCGTCATTGACCCCAATACCGGCGAGCGCATCACGCGGCACGAAAGCCGCGACGGCGGCGTCTAA
- a CDS encoding phospholipase, producing METVVWSRPEGQRAGTPLLVMMHGYGTDESRMVRLFEYLPQEFTFAALRAPMPIGDHWGWFLLDYFLANDFADVISAANAVHAWISSVKDRHSSVSLMGYSQGMAMASTLLRLHPEDYKAVVGLSGFVLNNELLSVMDSFEAKPPFFWGRDKADLVINEDAVAYTAEWLEKNTLLTARTYPGMGHAMSKAEMVDVSAFLRHYVLR from the coding sequence GTGGAAACAGTTGTGTGGTCCAGGCCGGAAGGGCAACGCGCCGGCACTCCCTTACTGGTGATGATGCATGGATACGGGACGGACGAGTCGCGGATGGTGCGCCTGTTCGAGTACCTGCCGCAGGAGTTCACCTTCGCGGCGCTGCGGGCCCCCATGCCCATCGGCGACCACTGGGGCTGGTTCCTGCTCGACTACTTCCTGGCCAACGACTTTGCGGACGTCATCTCGGCCGCCAACGCGGTGCACGCCTGGATCAGTTCCGTCAAGGACCGGCACAGCAGCGTCAGCCTCATGGGGTACTCCCAGGGCATGGCCATGGCCAGCACCCTCCTGCGGCTGCATCCCGAAGACTATAAGGCCGTCGTGGGGCTGTCCGGCTTCGTACTCAACAACGAGCTCCTCTCCGTGATGGATTCGTTCGAGGCCAAGCCGCCGTTCTTCTGGGGCCGGGACAAGGCGGACCTGGTAATTAACGAAGACGCCGTTGCCTACACCGCCGAATGGCTCGAAAAGAACACGCTGTTGACTGCCCGCACCTACCCGGGGATGGGGCACGCCATGTCCAAGGCGGAAATGGTGGACGTCAGCGCCTTCCTGCGCCATTACGTGCTGCGCTGA
- a CDS encoding HAD-IA family hydrolase, producing the protein MTQQTAADTAAWTGAAAILFDLDGVLTPTATVHERAWQELFDGYLASQPGVSGYSESDYFDHIDGKPRFDGVRDFLASRGLTLPEGPLDDDPSNDTVQGLGNRKNAIFNDIVSAGVEPFEGSVRFLQAALERGLKVAVVSSSRNAPAVLKAAGLSHHFAVVVDGVVAAERGLPGKPSPATYEYAAKLLDLSSSGCVVVEDAVSGVQAGHAGSFHSVIGVDRGAGRQTLLDAGATLVVNDLQELLP; encoded by the coding sequence ATGACACAACAAACTGCAGCTGATACCGCCGCCTGGACCGGCGCGGCAGCAATCCTGTTTGACCTGGACGGGGTGCTGACGCCCACGGCCACTGTGCATGAGCGTGCCTGGCAGGAACTGTTCGACGGATACCTGGCCTCGCAGCCGGGGGTCTCCGGTTACAGCGAAAGCGACTACTTCGACCACATCGACGGCAAGCCCCGCTTTGACGGAGTGCGCGACTTCCTGGCCTCCCGGGGACTCACGCTGCCGGAAGGCCCGCTGGATGACGACCCTTCCAACGACACGGTCCAGGGCCTGGGCAACCGGAAGAACGCCATCTTCAACGACATCGTGAGCGCCGGCGTCGAACCGTTCGAAGGCTCCGTGCGCTTCCTCCAGGCTGCGCTTGAGCGCGGACTCAAGGTCGCCGTCGTCTCCTCCTCCCGCAATGCCCCCGCCGTCCTGAAGGCCGCCGGACTCAGCCACCATTTCGCCGTCGTAGTGGACGGGGTGGTGGCCGCAGAGCGTGGCCTCCCCGGAAAGCCAAGCCCGGCCACCTACGAATACGCAGCCAAGCTGCTGGACCTGTCCAGCTCCGGGTGCGTGGTGGTGGAAGACGCCGTGTCCGGCGTGCAGGCCGGACACGCGGGATCGTTCCACTCGGTCATTGGCGTGGACCGGGGCGCAGGGCGGCAGACGCTGCTCGATGCCGGAGCCACCCTGGTGGTCAACGACCTCCAGGAACTTCTTCCCTAA
- a CDS encoding glycosyl hydrolase family 65 protein has protein sequence MALITADRERFPDTPWQLVETRHESENAGTLETLFALGNGHLGIRGAHWAAADAELPGSFINGLHEIWDIKHAENAFGFARTGQRILYIPDANNFTVVVDGESLSLAESEVVDYRRSIDFCTGIYECRITWQCRSGAVVTTTERRAVGFASRGSLGISLDVATDRQVSLDVTSSVINRQDQPVEDHSVHDPRRAGRHAGRVLLPVRLDGGDGSLRLSWEASESKQRVGIAVDHWTSPGHQPFETLVDQDDSSVRYVLAVDAAEPFRLEKSVSYAAGRMVQDPDVDAAAVAEEALRPVNDIFAESEAHFRGYWATSDIVVEGGGAGLQQAIRWNLFQLAQATARADVAGIPAKGVTGSGYEGHYFWDQEVYLLPYLTYTNPDGARQVLEFRHGMLPEAKIRAKELSVDGALFPWRTINGLEASAYYAAGTAQFHIAAAIAFATNRYLWATGDAAFREGMGAELLIETARMWISLGFFGKDGLFHIHGVTGPDEYTAVVNDNLYTNVMARFNLRAAAALEHAEITNEERQMWEAAASRMQLPFDERMQVHSQDNDFMTLEAWDWTTPRSKYPLLLHFHPLVIYRHQVLKQADTVLAMFLQWQDFTAEEKQRAFDFYDPITTGDSTLSACVQGIMAAEVGYFKEALDHFTNAVFIDLDDTHGNTIDGVHIASTGGVWSSLVCGFAGLRDQGPVPFFDPRLPGQWEGLAFHLKIRGRLLLVRLSADAITLTVQEGEPLEVDVRGQRLMVTGQPVQVHLERIPEPEPTVFPSGPPTASIPVVRGRS, from the coding sequence ATGGCACTGATCACCGCGGACCGCGAACGGTTCCCCGACACCCCCTGGCAGCTCGTTGAAACGCGCCATGAATCCGAAAACGCGGGAACGCTTGAGACCCTGTTTGCCCTGGGCAACGGGCACCTGGGCATCCGGGGTGCCCATTGGGCTGCGGCCGACGCCGAACTCCCGGGCAGCTTCATCAACGGGCTGCACGAAATCTGGGACATCAAGCACGCCGAGAATGCGTTTGGGTTCGCCCGGACGGGGCAGCGCATCCTCTACATCCCGGACGCCAACAACTTCACCGTGGTGGTGGACGGGGAAAGCCTGAGCCTGGCCGAATCCGAGGTCGTCGACTACCGGCGCAGCATCGACTTCTGCACCGGCATCTACGAATGCCGCATCACCTGGCAATGCCGGTCCGGCGCCGTGGTGACCACCACGGAACGGCGGGCCGTTGGCTTCGCCTCCCGCGGCAGCCTTGGTATTTCGCTTGACGTTGCCACGGACCGCCAGGTCTCCCTGGACGTCACCTCCTCCGTCATCAACCGGCAGGACCAGCCGGTGGAAGACCACTCCGTGCATGATCCGCGCCGCGCCGGCCGCCACGCCGGGCGCGTGCTTTTGCCCGTGCGGCTCGACGGCGGCGATGGCTCCCTGCGCCTGTCCTGGGAGGCCTCCGAATCAAAGCAGCGCGTGGGGATCGCGGTTGACCACTGGACGTCCCCCGGGCACCAGCCGTTCGAGACTCTGGTGGACCAGGACGACAGCAGCGTCCGGTACGTCCTGGCAGTGGATGCCGCCGAGCCGTTCCGGCTGGAAAAGAGCGTCAGCTACGCCGCCGGCCGCATGGTGCAGGACCCTGACGTCGACGCAGCTGCAGTGGCCGAAGAGGCGCTGCGCCCGGTGAATGACATCTTTGCCGAGAGCGAAGCCCATTTCCGCGGCTACTGGGCCACATCGGACATTGTGGTTGAGGGCGGCGGGGCCGGCCTGCAGCAGGCTATCCGGTGGAACCTGTTCCAGCTGGCGCAGGCCACCGCGCGCGCCGATGTTGCCGGCATCCCTGCCAAGGGCGTGACGGGCTCGGGTTACGAGGGGCACTACTTCTGGGACCAGGAAGTGTACCTGTTGCCGTACCTCACCTACACCAATCCCGACGGCGCCCGGCAGGTTTTGGAGTTCCGCCACGGCATGCTGCCCGAAGCCAAGATCCGCGCCAAGGAGCTGAGCGTTGACGGTGCCCTCTTCCCGTGGCGCACTATCAACGGGCTCGAGGCCAGCGCCTATTACGCCGCCGGCACTGCGCAGTTCCACATCGCGGCCGCCATCGCCTTTGCCACCAACAGGTACCTCTGGGCCACCGGCGACGCCGCCTTCCGGGAAGGAATGGGTGCGGAGCTGCTGATCGAGACCGCCCGGATGTGGATCTCCCTGGGCTTCTTCGGCAAGGACGGCCTCTTCCATATCCACGGCGTCACCGGCCCTGATGAGTACACGGCCGTGGTGAACGACAACCTGTACACAAACGTGATGGCCCGCTTCAACCTGCGTGCCGCCGCCGCGCTTGAGCATGCCGAAATCACCAACGAAGAGCGCCAGATGTGGGAAGCCGCGGCCAGCCGGATGCAGCTTCCGTTCGACGAGCGGATGCAGGTGCACTCCCAGGACAATGACTTCATGACCCTGGAGGCCTGGGACTGGACCACGCCGCGGTCCAAGTATCCGCTGCTCCTGCACTTCCACCCGCTGGTGATTTACCGCCACCAGGTCCTCAAGCAGGCCGACACGGTGCTTGCCATGTTCCTGCAGTGGCAGGATTTCACGGCGGAGGAAAAGCAGCGCGCCTTTGACTTCTACGATCCCATCACTACGGGCGACTCCACCCTGTCCGCCTGCGTCCAGGGCATCATGGCCGCCGAGGTGGGCTACTTCAAGGAGGCCCTGGACCACTTCACCAACGCCGTGTTCATCGACCTCGACGACACCCACGGCAACACCATCGACGGCGTGCATATCGCGTCCACAGGCGGCGTATGGAGTTCCCTGGTGTGCGGTTTCGCCGGACTGCGCGACCAGGGCCCGGTCCCGTTTTTCGATCCGCGCCTGCCTGGACAGTGGGAAGGGCTTGCCTTCCACCTGAAGATCCGCGGCCGCCTGCTGCTGGTCCGGCTTTCTGCCGACGCCATTACGCTCACGGTCCAGGAGGGCGAACCCCTGGAGGTGGACGTCCGCGGCCAGCGGTTGATGGTCACGGGCCAGCCCGTGCAGGTGCACCTGGAGCGCATCCCGGAGCCGGAGCCCACAGTCTTCCCGAGCGGACCTCCGACGGCGAGCATTCCCGTGGTGCGCGGCAGAAGCTAG